A single genomic interval of Candidatus Bathyarchaeum sp. harbors:
- a CDS encoding argininosuccinate synthase yields MKDTVILAYSGGLDTSVLIKWLQENCDVDVITFTMELGQKSNLAKVEEKANSLGAKKHYSIDGTKEFITQYVFPAIKANALYESKYPMGTALGRPLIAKKLVEIAQKEGAMAVAHGCTGKGNDQVRFDITVKALAPDLKVMAPVREWGMCREEEIKYAKEKGIAIPHLSDPYSIDENIWGRSIECGPLENADQEPLEEIYTVTTSPEKAPDTPEYVSICFEAGVPVALNGKKMDPVALVEKLNEIAGKHGVGRVDHIEDRLVGIKSREIYENPAAEVLIEAHKDLEKLVLTRHELEFKKMIDEKWAWMVYTGLWIDPLREALDGFINKTQERVCGEVKMKLYKGRCWSAGRSSPMSLYDKNLATYEVETSFNQASAEGFIELWGLPTRVATQLKEKAKKQNKC; encoded by the coding sequence ATGAAAGATACCGTAATCTTAGCCTATTCTGGCGGACTGGACACGTCCGTTCTCATAAAATGGTTACAGGAAAACTGTGACGTAGATGTAATTACATTCACCATGGAGCTGGGCCAAAAAAGCAACCTAGCCAAAGTCGAAGAAAAAGCCAACAGTTTGGGCGCCAAAAAACACTACTCCATAGATGGCACAAAAGAATTCATAACCCAATACGTTTTTCCCGCCATCAAAGCAAACGCCCTCTACGAATCAAAATATCCAATGGGAACTGCCCTTGGACGACCATTAATTGCCAAAAAACTGGTTGAAATTGCACAAAAAGAAGGTGCCATGGCAGTTGCCCATGGTTGCACTGGAAAAGGAAATGACCAAGTACGCTTCGACATCACTGTCAAGGCTTTGGCTCCTGACCTGAAGGTTATGGCTCCTGTGCGCGAATGGGGCATGTGCCGGGAAGAAGAAATCAAATACGCCAAAGAAAAAGGCATAGCAATTCCTCACCTTTCTGACCCTTATAGTATCGACGAAAACATCTGGGGGCGAAGCATAGAATGCGGACCTCTAGAAAACGCCGACCAAGAACCCTTGGAAGAAATTTACACCGTAACTACTTCCCCAGAAAAAGCCCCCGACACTCCAGAATATGTTTCAATTTGCTTTGAAGCCGGAGTCCCCGTCGCCTTAAACGGCAAAAAAATGGACCCCGTAGCCTTGGTAGAAAAACTAAACGAAATCGCAGGCAAACACGGAGTCGGACGAGTAGACCACATCGAAGACCGCTTAGTCGGAATCAAATCAAGGGAAATCTATGAAAACCCTGCAGCAGAAGTTCTCATTGAAGCCCACAAAGATCTAGAAAAATTGGTTCTCACTCGACACGAGCTTGAATTCAAAAAAATGATAGATGAAAAATGGGCTTGGATGGTTTACACTGGCTTGTGGATTGACCCCCTGCGAGAAGCCTTGGACGGGTTCATTAACAAGACTCAGGAACGAGTCTGCGGCGAAGTAAAAATGAAACTATACAAAGGCCGATGCTGGTCTGCAGGACGATCATCCCCAATGTCCTTGTATGACAAAAACTTGGCCACATATGAGGTTGAAACCTCCTTTAACCAAGCCTCTGCTGAAGGCTTCATCGAACTTTGGGGACTGCCCACTCGGGTAGCTACCCAACTAAAGGAGAAAGCCAAAAAACAAAACAAATGTTAA
- a CDS encoding winged helix-turn-helix domain-containing protein: MTDIEEDAYSTIFTSLNHLVRRKILKMLAEEPRTFSDMFESLGISSSHFNYHLDNLGDLVNKTEDGKYKLSFLGEAAMAMMSKVEEAPQPQEKKHSSTFLMKNWKYFSLIMIIGIAFLATANLMQFSTLAKISEDNQDILASNELLWNRYASTMISSDDSPRISKMEAIQIGLKGDWNEESLEGMIVDAKIVIFRFETKLVQTSIAEEPVEKLMPVAVIYEITEKVTNYAPYTNNHGTYHYIWEITVRPIQDYLDKDFTNAPSAIYHVDAYDARTYLSLYELLYMDSNN, encoded by the coding sequence ATGACAGACATAGAAGAAGACGCATATTCTACTATTTTCACTTCTTTGAATCATTTGGTTCGCAGAAAAATCCTTAAAATGCTAGCTGAAGAACCGCGAACGTTCTCAGACATGTTTGAGTCTCTTGGAATATCTAGCTCTCATTTTAACTATCACCTTGACAACCTCGGAGACTTGGTAAACAAAACAGAAGACGGAAAATACAAACTTTCATTTCTGGGCGAAGCCGCAATGGCCATGATGTCAAAAGTTGAAGAAGCACCCCAACCCCAAGAAAAAAAACATTCTTCAACATTTCTTATGAAAAATTGGAAGTATTTTAGTCTCATAATGATAATTGGAATAGCTTTTTTGGCGACGGCTAACCTCATGCAATTTAGCACCTTAGCAAAAATATCAGAGGACAATCAGGACATACTTGCATCGAATGAATTATTATGGAACCGTTACGCCTCAACGATGATTTCATCAGATGATTCTCCCCGAATATCCAAAATGGAAGCGATTCAAATCGGTCTTAAAGGAGATTGGAACGAAGAAAGCCTTGAAGGAATGATTGTGGATGCAAAGATAGTGATTTTCAGGTTTGAAACAAAATTAGTCCAGACATCCATAGCAGAAGAACCAGTTGAGAAATTAATGCCTGTTGCAGTAATTTACGAAATAACTGAAAAGGTAACAAATTATGCTCCATACACCAACAACCACGGAACTTATCATTATATTTGGGAAATTACGGTAAGACCAATTCAAGATTATTTAGACAAAGACTTCACAAATGCTCCTTCAGCCATTTACCATGTTGATGCATACGATGCGAGAACATATCTGAGTCTTTACGAGTTGCTATACATGGACAGCAACAACTAA
- a CDS encoding GDSL-type esterase/lipase family protein, which yields MIVQANINSVNTTKRIRVACMGDSITDEYISDYPSQLQSMLGENYTVESFGVMGATALLDTHHPYYYEHKFGSAKTFLPDIVVVMLGTNDARTDNFQSIENFVSDYTKILNQIQLLGTKPKIFIVKPPPIFENNLDLQGESFAETVIPLIEKLGNEQKISVIDVYSEMKNHPEYFVDGVHPNTEGATVIATQVYNAIISLN from the coding sequence ATGATTGTTCAAGCCAACATCAACAGCGTCAACACCACAAAAAGAATTCGTGTTGCCTGCATGGGCGACAGCATAACTGACGAATACATCAGTGATTACCCCAGTCAGCTGCAAAGCATGCTTGGGGAAAACTACACTGTTGAAAGTTTTGGAGTCATGGGAGCAACTGCATTGTTAGATACACATCACCCATATTATTATGAACATAAATTTGGTTCTGCAAAAACGTTTTTGCCAGACATTGTTGTTGTCATGCTTGGAACCAACGACGCCCGCACAGATAATTTCCAGTCCATAGAAAACTTTGTGTCAGATTACACAAAAATCCTCAATCAAATTCAGTTACTGGGAACTAAGCCAAAAATCTTTATTGTGAAACCGCCTCCAATTTTTGAAAATAATCTTGACTTGCAAGGTGAAAGCTTTGCAGAAACAGTAATTCCCTTGATTGAAAAATTAGGAAATGAACAGAAAATATCGGTTATTGACGTGTACTCTGAAATGAAAAATCATCCTGAATACTTTGTTGATGGAGTTCACCCTAACACGGAAGGGGCTACGGTGATAGCAACCCAAGTTTATAACGCAATAATCAGTTTAAATTGA
- a CDS encoding acyltransferase family protein — MGVITAGTCLIIVVSEPENNEAANDFAIPVDLIRTCGIVMVLLLHAANEYYTTILLSPLESGFYWWTSTVYKSLTLPCVPLFVMLSGALLLQPSKLHESIRFFFKKRLNRLGVAFVFWSFIYLVWAFFISGTPITFFNVIEGTIYSLFSGAYYHFWFIYLIVGLYLLTPILRAIVSYDSQKILKYLVTLWFIGVALVPLLQLVSGYALNEGLFVMGGTIGYFILGIYLQQIKVKSKILYGLFTASVVFTIISTWLMRFHFYSIGEKYFFFDYLSVNVILASITLFMILCKFPPDWPCGKHPVVCRITHAISKNTLPIYLGHLIVMETFQRGYLGFQLSLTTINPVIGVPIITAATLFITLGIILVMKKIPVLRTLIG, encoded by the coding sequence GTGGGGGTAATCACGGCTGGGACGTGCCTAATCATCGTAGTCTCTGAACCTGAAAACAACGAAGCCGCAAACGACTTTGCAATCCCCGTAGACCTTATTCGAACCTGCGGCATCGTCATGGTGTTGTTGCTTCACGCCGCAAATGAATACTACACCACAATACTGCTCAGCCCCCTTGAATCAGGATTTTACTGGTGGACTTCTACCGTTTACAAATCCCTCACATTGCCTTGTGTGCCCTTGTTTGTTATGCTAAGCGGAGCTTTACTGCTTCAACCCTCAAAACTTCACGAATCCATCCGGTTCTTTTTCAAAAAGCGCTTAAACAGGCTCGGAGTTGCCTTCGTTTTCTGGAGCTTTATCTATCTGGTATGGGCATTTTTTATTTCAGGAACCCCAATCACGTTTTTCAACGTTATTGAAGGCACAATTTACAGCCTCTTTTCTGGAGCTTACTACCATTTCTGGTTCATTTACCTCATAGTAGGACTGTATTTGCTCACTCCGATATTAAGGGCAATAGTCTCATACGATTCTCAAAAAATTCTCAAATATCTTGTCACTTTGTGGTTTATCGGAGTCGCACTGGTTCCGCTACTACAACTGGTTAGCGGTTACGCCTTAAACGAAGGCCTGTTTGTTATGGGTGGAACAATTGGATACTTCATTTTAGGAATATACCTACAACAAATCAAAGTCAAGTCAAAAATCTTGTATGGGTTGTTCACCGCAAGTGTAGTTTTCACAATAATTAGCACTTGGCTTATGCGATTCCATTTCTACTCCATCGGTGAAAAATACTTCTTTTTCGATTACCTCTCAGTAAACGTGATCTTAGCTTCCATTACCTTGTTTATGATATTGTGCAAATTTCCCCCTGATTGGCCATGCGGAAAACATCCTGTTGTTTGTCGCATCACCCATGCCATCAGCAAAAACACCTTACCGATTTACTTGGGGCACCTTATCGTTATGGAAACCTTTCAACGAGGATATCTGGGGTTCCAACTAAGTCTGACTACAATAAACCCTGTTATTGGGGTTCCAATAATAACTGCAGCGACATTGTTTATCACCCTTGGAATAATTCTTGTAATGAAAAAAATACCTGTTTTAAGAACACTAATTGGCTAA